The following nucleotide sequence is from Podospora bellae-mahoneyi strain CBS 112042 chromosome 1 map unlocalized CBS112042p_1, whole genome shotgun sequence.
gcctccctcatcctcgagacTTTCAAGCGGGACAGCCCCTCTTCAGACCaaatccccaccatcacagcCCACTACGCCGACGTCTCGGACCCCTCCTCGGTCCAGGCCTGCATTCAAGAGATCATTTCTGCCCACGGCAAGATCGATGGCCTTGTCACCTCGGCCGGGTTCACCGAGAACTTTGAGGCGGTTTCCTACCCTTTTGATAGGGTCCGGAAGCTGTGGGGGGTGAATGTGGACGGGACTTGGCTGTTCGCTACCGAGGTGGCGAAACATTTGATCGAGAGGGGGGCAAAAGGGAGCATGGTTTTTATTGGGAGCATGTCTGGAGCGATTGTCAATGTGCCGCAGCCGCAGGCGCCGTATAATGCGGCAAAGGCGGCCGTGAGGCATATGGCGAGCAGTCTGGCGGTGGAGTGGGCCAAGTatggggtgagggtgaaTGTGATTAGTCCGGGGTATATGCTGACTGCTTTGTgagtttctttttctttcccttttttctccttttttttttccttttttttttcttctttttttcttcttttccctctcttgATATTtcggtggatgatggggatggaaagTCTGGATTGCTAACAGGGATGAACAATATAGGACTCAAAAGATTCTCGATGATAACCCGGATTTGAAGGAAAAGTGGACGAGCTTGATTCCGCAGGGAAAGATGGGCAAGCCCGAGGACTTGATGGGCCCGGTGACGTTTCTGCTGTCAGATGCGAGCAGCTATGTTACGGGGGCGGATTtgagggttgatggggggtaTACCTGCACTTGAAAGGTTCATCATCCATGGAGTGGTTGAATTTGTGTCAGAGAAATGGGGATGTAGTATCATGCCATGACATGAGATAGAACAGGGGACGTTTTTAAAAGAGCGAGCATAGAAGTATGCAGCCACATTGGATTTAACCAAGTTCACTCATTTGTGTACTACTTTCTTCATGAAAGACATATTCGTGAGAGATGGACTATTGAATACAATCCGTCCGACTCCCCAGGATGGACCTCAAGCTACATAGGTGACGAGCAAGTCAATTAGAAAGTGAGGTGGGCATCTCCAtaacccccaacaccctcgacaccctcaacaccctcaccgcatctttaccttttcttcttctttttttttttctttttttctcggGAGAAAATACTGCTTTGAGACATGAAAAGTCCTTTGATAATGCAGTCTTGACGCACGAATGGAATCCAAAATCTCTTAGAGCCGAAAGCAAGACGCCATCACACGCTCCTCACCCAAAACCGGGCCGGTTCTGACAGGTCATATGCATCGGTTCGGTTCGGCATGGTGGGCGGCAGTctgggtggttggtgatcaAGTCTTGACTGCAGCATCCAATGTGCACAAACGTACATCCCTTGACATGCACTATCAGACGAGCTGATATGCGATGTGAACAACTCTTTTGGATGTATCAAGGGCGACCGCACTTGTTGCAGGGGTAGTGTTAGGGTGGTGCCCAACTGTAGGGAGATCAACTGACACGTAATAGTTTTGGCAAAAGAGGTACGTACCAACACCAATGCGGTGTTCCCTTTACCCCAAAAACCAGAGAAGAAACAAAGCTTGATCATCTGATCTCCTGTGTGTCACCTTGTGGCATTCTGGGTTCCATGGCACACAAAAGGCACAACAAACACATCGAGACGCTCACAAACACAGCCTCGGCCAAAGAATATGAACACTCCTtcgcctccttcctctccgaGAGAggaaatgaaaaagaaattaCTCTCGAGCTCGCCATGGCGCAATGAACCAATGGATCAAGGTCATGTCCCATCACAAGACTGGTTCCCCGCAAAAGCTGGGCAGACCAGAAGATCCCGGACCAGGGGTTTGACGAGAAGACTGTTCACAGGAATAAAAGaggggaaagagagaaaaaggcaCTTCATGGTCAGATGTTGGCCGGCCGGCCGCATTAGCTGGCTAGACCCGTCACCGTCCAAGCGGTTCTTTACGTACTGCAAACCGAGCTCATTGCAGGAGAGGAGCAAGGGGTGGTCTTTTCTTCTGTCTTTGCAACGCGCTGGTGCGGGTAGGGCTGTGTTTTGTTCAAACATTGGGAATGGGACGGCGGCAAAAAATAGCCCTCCTCCGCATGGTACAAAAGCGGTGAAGTGTGTTTTCCTCCTCAGAGGAGGCTGGAAGGGCCACCACTGGGTCGCGGAACAGATGATGCGGTCTGGGGAAAGCTGGGAACCTTTTGAAACCCCCCCTGTCGTGATATAATCCGGGGTTCAAGTGGGCAACCAAAACGCGCTGTGCTTGTCACAGGGGAGGCCTGGAAATTAGCCGAGTTTGTACCACTGTGTGACAGTGGGAGGAGTCATGGACCAGCGGGAACAGAATTCTCGGATGGCTGTCGCGTTATCCCTTGCTTGGTTATCGTTGGTGAGCAAGCCGGCCTCAGACGTCACTTTGTTTCTCAGTTCCTCCGAACCACGGCGGAAAAGAAACGTGATGGCGATCTCGTCACTGAAAAGGGAGAAGGCCGTGACGAGGTTGGTCTCCCCGCTACGCCATCCAACCACgggcgaggggggttgaGCGTGGGGGGGCGATATGGGCAGCGTATGGCGCTGATGTTGTGGAAAGGTCGTTGGGCATTCCGAGGTCTTGGTCCACCGCAGCCATCAGCGGAGCGGCTCACACTCTCCTTATGCGTAACCATCGGAGGCTCCAGCTGAGCTCGTAACGGGGGCCATGAGGCGGGCAACCGCACGCAGATCCGCCCGAGAGCTGAGTCGCACGGGCAGACGAGGTCAACCGCGGACCACAGGCGGCAGGCCGAGTGAAGGAGGGCCTCCGAGGAGACGATAGACCCTGTGCGAGAACGGGCTGGCTGTTCAAGTAACACTCAAAATCCCACGTGTGCCGTCGCCAGGTGTGCTTGTTTCCCCACGAGTGCGTAATCTTTGCCCACCGGTGACCGAAACTGGAGCAGTTCCCGTGGTGGTTTCTGGGGCGGTGATAAGTGGTGATAGGTGAAGATatgaggtgtggtggttatctcctcccccggaCAGTATCCGAAAAGCAAA
It contains:
- a CDS encoding uncharacterized protein (EggNog:ENOG503NU20; COG:Q) — translated: MSLQSGVRRTLRQALVSTRQHLHHQTTPKQTSPTSSCPVRFFSSPPRTPLRDEEGTSGKEGQYARTDHTIQVSYPGPASTQLPPTDNLVKGIGHGGVPTLPTFSLQGKVGVVTGGARGLGLVMGQGMVVSGASLAIVDLNKEEATKQASLILETFKRDSPSSDQIPTITAHYADVSDPSSVQACIQEIISAHGKIDGLVTSAGFTENFEAVSYPFDRVRKLWGVNVDGTWLFATEVAKHLIERGAKGSMVFIGSMSGAIVNVPQPQAPYNAAKAAVRHMASSLAVEWAKYGVRVNVISPGYMLTALTQKILDDNPDLKEKWTSLIPQGKMGKPEDLMGPVTFLLSDASSYVTGADLRVDGGYTCT